A genomic region of Vitis vinifera cultivar Pinot Noir 40024 chromosome 7, ASM3070453v1 contains the following coding sequences:
- the LOC100852782 gene encoding transcriptional regulator SUPERMAN: MESGPREEARNSSEETERPEQEEDEEMITGPSYDCVFCKRGFTTAQALGGHMNIHRKDRAKAKPPSSVLPKKPEENFVNSGFCVSILSYKPPNSTAPEAQINYQEYILASTSPARDPIDDFRAEKQETPNVCKEDWRTCLSLQVGPSCAYDSKEKGQEEKQEDELDLELRLGHNP, from the coding sequence ATGGAATCAGGCCCTCGTGAGGAAGCTAGGAATTCAAGCGAAGAAACCGAGAGACCGGAGCAAGAGGAGGATGAGGAAATGATCACTGGCCCGTCCTATGATTGTGTGTTTTGCAAGAGAGGCTTCACCACAGCACAAGCCCTAGGTGGACACATGAATATCCATAGAAAAGATAGAGCCAAGGCCAAGCCTCCTTCATCAGTACTTCCCAAAAAACCTGAAGAAAATTTCGTGAATTCTGGCTTCTGCGTCTCAATCTTAAGCTACAAGCCGCCCAACTCCACAGCTCCTGAGGCACAGATAAATTATCAAGAGTATATTCTGGCATCCACATCTCCTGCAAGGGACCCTATTGATGATTTTCGTGCTGAGAAGCAAGAGACTCCGAACGTATGCAAAGAGGATTGGCGCACGTGTCTGAGCTTGCAGGTTGGTCCGTCTTGTGCATATGATAGTAAAGAGAAGGGACAAGAAGAGAAGCAAGAAGATGAACTGGATTTGGAGCTTCGACTTGGTCACAATCCCTAG
- the LOC100266980 gene encoding bet1-like SNARE 1-1: MNSRRDYRGNRIALFDGIEEGGIRASSSYSSHEIDEHDNERAVDGLQDRVNLLKRLTGDIHEEVESHNRMLDRVGNDMDASRGILSGTMDRFKMVFETRSSRRMFTLVASFVVIFLIIYYLTR; the protein is encoded by the exons GGATTACCGTGGCAATAGAATTGCCCTTTTTGATGGCATTGAGGAGGGTGGTATCAGGGCCTCATCTTCCTACTCCTCCCATGAAATAGATGAGCATGATAATGAAAGAGCAGTGGATGGACTGCAAGATAGAGTTAATCTGCTGAAGCGA TTGACAGGTGATATACATGAGGAGGTTGAGAGTCATAACCGCATGCTGGATCGAGTG GGCAATGATATGGATGCTTCAAGGGGAATCCTATCAGGAACTATGGATCGATTTAAAATG GTATTTGAGACAAGATCAAGCCGGAGGATGTTTACACTTGTGGCATCATTCGTGGTTATTTTCCTAATCATATACTATCTCACTAGGTGA